The Prinia subflava isolate CZ2003 ecotype Zambia chromosome 5, Cam_Psub_1.2, whole genome shotgun sequence genome window below encodes:
- the LOC134550917 gene encoding interferon-induced transmembrane protein 5-like, with product MEPRQADVSIPLQSSKWGAAAPGPRSDPQPQDFLLWSVFNVLLWCAVGGLGCLGFPPLVYSVKARDCKSVGDLEGARRHSHRARVANIICSLVVAVVWVICIAITVLVFYRITAN from the exons ATGGAGCCCAGGCAGGCGGACGTGTCCATCCCACTGCAATCCTCCAAATGGGGTgcggccgcccccggcccccggTCCGACCCGCAGCCCCAGGACTTCTTGCTCTGGTCGGTGTTCAATGTGCTGCTGTGGTGCGCGGTGGGCGGGCTGGGCTGCCTCGGCTTCCCCCCGCTCGTCTACTCCGTCAAG GCCCGTGACTGCAAGTCGGTGGGGGACCTGGAGGGTGCCCGGCGTCACAGCCACCGCGCGAGGGTGGCCAACATCATCTGCTCCCTGGTGGTCGCCGTCGTCTGGGTGATCTGCATCGCCATCACCGTCCTCGTCTTCTACAGAATCACGGCCAACTGA
- the LOC134550918 gene encoding interferon-induced transmembrane protein 1-like, with translation MHKPLPPYEILPGEVSMEEMPRPTTEVSQSTTVVVEEPPPPRDHLVWSLFTTLYGNFCCLGFLAFFFSVKARDRKMLGDNSGALSYGSTAKCLNITALVINIVIVITVVVVVVVVTTGAVHAGRSYGPSHFSGPI, from the exons ATGCATAAGCCACTGCCGCCGTACGAGATCCTGCCGGGGGAGGTGAGCATGGAGGAGATGCCCCGGCCCACGACGGAGGTGTCCCAGAGCACCACGGTGGTGGTggaggagccgccgccgccccgggacCACCTCGTGTGGTCCCTCTTCACCACCCTGTACGGCAATTTCTGCTGCCTCGGCTTCCTGGCGTTCTTCTTCTCCGTCAAG GCCAGGGACCGCAAAATGCTGGGTGACAACAGCGGCGCACTGAGCTACGGCTCCACGGCCAAGTGCCTCAACATCACGGCCCTGGTGATCAACATCGTCATCGTCATCACCGTCGTCGTCGTCGTCGTCGTGGTCACCACCGGAGCAGTGCACGCCGGGCGCTCGTACGGGCCCAGCCATTTCTCCGGCCCCATTTAG